The Cucumis melo cultivar AY chromosome 6, USDA_Cmelo_AY_1.0, whole genome shotgun sequence genome includes a region encoding these proteins:
- the LOC103483123 gene encoding metalloendoproteinase 4-MMP: MFLPLLLLLFFFLCTPSCLPYPTTLPQNSTAAVIIFRSNSSSLQGRRRLTETLHNPHATERYVFFPGKPRWARRMPMVLTYAFFKENWMSNLSLKDVRAVFRKAFSKWAHVVPVSFEETDDYGYADIKIGFYRGDHSDGQAFDGVLGVLAHSFSPEIGRLHLDAAETWAVDFEKEKSAVAVDLESVATHEIGHLLGLGHSSVRESVMYPSLKPREKKANLEVDDVEGVQALYGSNPNFKFESLELESDTSDTQPPVSTCTMACPFSLPFFFLIFPCHFFLFP; this comes from the coding sequence ATGTTTCTCCCCCTTCTATtgctcctcttcttcttcctctgtaCGCCGTCCTGCCTTCCATACCCTACAACACTGCCTCAAAACTCAACCGCCGCGGTGATTATTTTCCGGTCAAATTCCTCTTCACTGCAGGGGCGCCGCCGCCTAACCGAAACGCTGCATAACCCCCATGCAACGGAACGTTATGTATTTTTTCCCGGGAAGCCACGGTGGGCGCGGCGAATGCCGATGGTGCTCACGTACGCATTCTTCAAGGAGAATTGGATGAGCAACTTGAGTTTAAAAGACGTGAGAGCCGTATTTCGTAAGGCGTTTTCGAAATGGGCCCACGTGGTTCCGGTGAGTTTTGAGGAGACCGACGACTATGGGTACGCCGATATTAAAATCGGGTTTTACAGAGGCGATCATAGCGACGGACAGGCGTTCGACGGGGTGTTGGGGGTTTTGGCGCATTCTTTTTCCCCCGAGATTGGGAGGCTGCACTTGGATGCGGCGGAGACGTGGGCGGTGGATTTCGAAAAGGAGAAATCAGCGGTGGCAGTTGATCTGGAATCGGTGGCGACGCATGAGATTGGTCATTTGTTGGGGCTTGGTCACAGCTCGGTGAGGGAATCGGTGATGTACCCAAGTTTGAAGCCGAGGGAAAAGAAGGCGAACTTGGAAGTGGACGACGTGGAAGGCGTGCAAGCTCTGTACGGATCGAATCCGAATTTCAAGTTTGAGTCTTTGGAATTGGAGTCTGATACTTCTGACACTCAGCCACCTGTTTCCACGTGTACAATGGCATGCCCTTTTTCACTTCCCTTCTTCTTCCTAATTTTCCCTtgccatttttttctttttccataa
- the LOC103483126 gene encoding uncharacterized protein LOC103483126 produces the protein MNETMRQFQQSLIELEAEAERLLLARNELVENDRVRNGNREALTALRRRARTTKSSVPSSFESIMKEVGGAESRPLVKEICTTCGNHDSNERTWMMFPGTDVFARVPFHAAHTILETDQSKLDFEAKKLQSYVKDQSLLISEKGALADKISPGVLKAMVTLTDKPK, from the exons ATGAATGAGACTATGAGACAATTTCAACAAAGCTTAATAGAGCTAGAAGCTGAAGCTGAACGTCTCCTCCTAGCCCGCAATGAA TTGGTTGAAAACGATAGAGTGAGGAATGGGAATAGAGAAGCATTGACTGCTTTGAGGAGGCGAGCGAGGACGACAAAGTCTAGTGTTCCATCGTCTTTTGAGTCAATAATGAAGGAGGTGGGGGGTGCTGAATCAAGGCCGCTAGTGAAGGAGATTTGCACTACCTGTGGAAATCATGATTCTAATGAGCGCACTTGGATGATGTTCCCAGGAACTGATGTGTTCGCCAGGGTACCGTTTCATGCTGCCCATACAATCCTGGAGACAG ATCAGTCGAAACTTGATTTTGAGGCAAAGAAATTACAGAGTTACGTAAAAGATCAGTCCCTTCTGATTTCAGAAAAAGGTGCCCTAGCTGACAAGATCAGTCCAGGGGTGCTCAAGGCAATGGTGACATTGACAGACAAACCCAAATGA
- the LOC103483125 gene encoding squamosa promoter-binding-like protein 7 isoform X2, whose protein sequence is MEMEICGNLMGHSNPNAATNLSWPNNTITNNNNNSNIIWELNSQQPHFLYASGEHNPTTHFHPDPHLMCLNLGKRHYFEDSNAPSLILGKRAKSPFYATTVPRCQVEGCHVALVNAKDYHRRHRVCEMHSKAPKVVVLGLDQRFCQQCSRFHVISEFDDSKRSCRRRLAGHNERRRKSSHESARNCTQENKSMTNGIAYVPSPTGRALSLLSSKNESWANSSELSQRSSAALRELIAENRAAILARQLILDRDWHSNHGATDDFGGGGVGFQQQGLYCEQQHSWERMNENGGSHVTLDLMQAPSSAFGLLSVREKSKEEDEECCELWNSFNDHDPHVV, encoded by the exons ATGGAGATGGAGATTTGCGGCAACTTGATGGGACATTCCAATCCCAACGCAGCCACTAATCTCTCTTGGCCCAATAATACCATTaccaataataacaacaacagcAACATTATTTGGGAGCTTAATTCCCAACAACCCCATTTTCTATACGCCTCTGGTGAACATAACCCCACCACCCATTTCCACCCTGACCCTCATCTCATGTGCTTGAACCTTGGAAAAAGGCACTACTTCGAGGACTCCAACGCCCCCTCCCTCATCCTTGGCAAGAGAGCCAAGTCCCCCTTCTATGCCACCACCGTTCCCCGCTGCCAAGTCGAGGGCTGCCATGTCGCCCTCGTCAACGCTAAGGACTACCACCGTAGACACAGGGTTTGTGAGATGCACTCTAAGGCTCCCAAAGTTGTGGTTCTTGGCTTAGATCAGAGGTTCTGCCAGCAGTGTAGCAG GTTTCATGTGATTTCCGAGTTTGATGATTCCAAGAGGAGCTGTAGGAGGAGACTGGCAGGTCACAatgagaggagaagaaagagcTCTCATGAATCAGCAAGGAACTGCACCCAAG AAAACAAGTCGATGACAAATGGAATTGCATACGTACCATCCCCGACGGGACGTGCTCTCTCTCTTCTGTCATCGAAGAACGAATCATGGGCCAACTCATCGGAGCTTTCACAGAGGTCAAGCGCCGCGCTCCGGGAACTGATTGCGGAGAATCGCGCCGCCATCCTCGCTCGCCAATTGATTCTTGACAGAGACTGGCACTCAAACCATGGAGCGACGGATGATTTCGGAGGAGGCGGCGTTGGATTCCAGCAGCAGGGATTGTATTGCGAGCAGCAGCACAGCTGGGAGAGGATGAACGAAAATGGCGGTTCGCATGTGACGTTGGATCTGATGCAGGCGCCGAGCTCGGCGTTTGGGTTACTCTCGGTGAGAGAGAAATcgaaggaagaagatgaagaatgtTGCGAGTTATGGAACTCCTTCAATGATCACGACCCTCAtgttgtttaa
- the LOC103483125 gene encoding squamosa promoter-binding-like protein 7 isoform X1, with protein sequence MEMEICGNLMGHSNPNAATNLSWPNNTITNNNNNSNIIWELNSQQPHFLYASGEHNPTTHFHPDPHLMCLNLGKRHYFEDSNAPSLILGKRAKSPFYATTVPRCQVEGCHVALVNAKDYHRRHRVCEMHSKAPKVVVLGLDQRFCQQCSRFHVISEFDDSKRSCRRRLAGHNERRRKSSHESARNCTQAENKSMTNGIAYVPSPTGRALSLLSSKNESWANSSELSQRSSAALRELIAENRAAILARQLILDRDWHSNHGATDDFGGGGVGFQQQGLYCEQQHSWERMNENGGSHVTLDLMQAPSSAFGLLSVREKSKEEDEECCELWNSFNDHDPHVV encoded by the exons ATGGAGATGGAGATTTGCGGCAACTTGATGGGACATTCCAATCCCAACGCAGCCACTAATCTCTCTTGGCCCAATAATACCATTaccaataataacaacaacagcAACATTATTTGGGAGCTTAATTCCCAACAACCCCATTTTCTATACGCCTCTGGTGAACATAACCCCACCACCCATTTCCACCCTGACCCTCATCTCATGTGCTTGAACCTTGGAAAAAGGCACTACTTCGAGGACTCCAACGCCCCCTCCCTCATCCTTGGCAAGAGAGCCAAGTCCCCCTTCTATGCCACCACCGTTCCCCGCTGCCAAGTCGAGGGCTGCCATGTCGCCCTCGTCAACGCTAAGGACTACCACCGTAGACACAGGGTTTGTGAGATGCACTCTAAGGCTCCCAAAGTTGTGGTTCTTGGCTTAGATCAGAGGTTCTGCCAGCAGTGTAGCAG GTTTCATGTGATTTCCGAGTTTGATGATTCCAAGAGGAGCTGTAGGAGGAGACTGGCAGGTCACAatgagaggagaagaaagagcTCTCATGAATCAGCAAGGAACTGCACCCAAG CAGAAAACAAGTCGATGACAAATGGAATTGCATACGTACCATCCCCGACGGGACGTGCTCTCTCTCTTCTGTCATCGAAGAACGAATCATGGGCCAACTCATCGGAGCTTTCACAGAGGTCAAGCGCCGCGCTCCGGGAACTGATTGCGGAGAATCGCGCCGCCATCCTCGCTCGCCAATTGATTCTTGACAGAGACTGGCACTCAAACCATGGAGCGACGGATGATTTCGGAGGAGGCGGCGTTGGATTCCAGCAGCAGGGATTGTATTGCGAGCAGCAGCACAGCTGGGAGAGGATGAACGAAAATGGCGGTTCGCATGTGACGTTGGATCTGATGCAGGCGCCGAGCTCGGCGTTTGGGTTACTCTCGGTGAGAGAGAAATcgaaggaagaagatgaagaatgtTGCGAGTTATGGAACTCCTTCAATGATCACGACCCTCAtgttgtttaa
- the LOC103483128 gene encoding malate dehydrogenase, cytoplasmic-like isoform X1, with protein MELTELLQKFLVVSFTIGFFWKLIRYMWSFVSMEKEPIRVLVTGAAGQIGYAIVPMIARGVMLGPDQPVILHMLDIEPAAEALNGVKMELIDAAFPLLKGVVATTDVVEACKEVNVAVMVGGFPRKEGMERKDVMTKNVSIYKKQASALEQHAAPDCKVLVVANPANTNALILKEFAPSIPEKNITCLTRLDHNRALGQISERLNVHVSDVKNVIIWGNHSSTQYPDVNHAKVTTSSGEKPVRELVADDQWLNTEFITTVQQRGAAIIKARKLSSALSAASSACDHIRNWVLGTPKGTWVSMGVYSDGSYGIERGLIYSFPVTCEKGEWSIVQGLKIDEFSRAKMDATAKELIEEKALAYSCLG; from the exons atggagcTAACCGAACTTCTCCAGAAATTTCTCGTTGTTTCGTTTACCATCGGGTTCTTTTGGAAGCTCATTAGGTATATGTGGAGTTTTGTGAGCATGGAGAAGGAACCGATTAGAGTTTTAGTCACTGGAGCCGCAG GGCAAATTGGTTATGCAATTGTTCCAATGATTGCAAGGGGGGTCATGCTAGGCCCTGATCAGCCAGTAATTCTGCACATGCTCGATATCGAGCCTGCAGCTGAGGCTTTGAATGGTGTAAAGATGGAATTAATAGATGCTGCCTTTCCTCTGCTAAAGG GTGTTGTTGCAACAACGGATGTCGTTGAAGCTTGTAAGGAAGTCAATGTTGCAGTTATGGTTGGTGGTTTCCCTCGAAAGGAGGGCATGGAAAGGAAGGACGTGATGACGAAAAATGTCTCCATTTACAAAAAACAGGCTTCAGCCTTGGAACAGCATGCTGCTCCAGATTGTAAG GTATTAGTGGTGGCCAACCCGGCCAACACAAATGCTCTCATCTTGAAAGAGTTTGCCCCTTCAATCCCCGAGAAGAACATCACATGTCTTACACGATTGGATCATAATCGAGCATTAGGCCAAATCTCAGAGAGGCTAAACGTGCATGTTAGTGATGTGAAGAATGTCATTATCTGGGGCAATCACTCTTCTACACAGTATCCAGACGTCAATCATGCAAAAGTCACCACTAGCAGTGGAGAGAAACCAGTTCGAGAATTGGTTGCAGATGATCAATG GTTGAATACCGAGTTTATTACCACCGTACAGCAACGTGGTGCCGCCATTATAAAGGCTCGAAAGCTATCTAGTGCTCTGTCTGCTGCCAGTTCTGCTTGTGATCATATACGAAACTGGGTTTTGGGGACCCCCAAG GGAACTTGGGTTTCCATGGGAGTGTATTCTGATGGTTCTTATGGTATAGAACGCGGTCTTATCTACTCCTTTCCAGTCACATGTGAGAAAGGAGAATGGTCAATCGTTCAGG GGCTGAAGATTGATGAGTTTTCAAGAGCCAAGATGGATGCAACAGCAAAAGAGCTGATTGAGGAGAAAGCTTTGGCTTATTCATGCCTTGGTTGA
- the LOC103483122 gene encoding uncharacterized protein LOC103483122, with protein MLLYQSDYSTPTNTLLYIYKSNINSSTYIITRLAHNLIKSMDLNPPLCCLCGDVGFPANLFRCTNCSNRFQHSYCSNYYSGESGDAIIRVCDWCRSEQRTRRPAAFATTTSQKDRKITEIRSSAAGLPSPRPAPRRYKLLKDVMC; from the exons ATGCTCCTCTACCAAAGCGATTACTCTACTCCAACCAACACACTTCTCTATATCTATAAATCCAATATCAATTCCTCTACTTATATTATCACAAGACTAGCTCACAACTTAATCAAGTCCATGGATTTGAATCCCCCTCTCTGTTGCCTATGCGGCGACGTCGGTTTTCCAGCCAACCTCTTCCGCTGCACCAATTGCTCCAACCGGTTTCAACACTC TTACTGTAGCAACTACTACAGCGGGGAATCGGGTGATGCAATAATTCGAGTATGTGATTGGTGCCGAAGTGAACAAAGAACCCGCCGTCCTGCTGCCTTTGCAACTACTACATCCCAAAAGGATCGAAAAATTACTGAAATAAGAAGCTCTGCCGCCGGACTGCCTTCCCCTCGCCCTGCTCCACGCCGATACAAGCTTCTCAAAGATGTCATGTGTTAG
- the LOC103483128 gene encoding malate dehydrogenase, cytoplasmic-like isoform X2 encodes MAKNPLRVLVTGAAGQIGYAIVPMIARGVMLGPDQPVILHMLDIEPAAEALNGVKMELIDAAFPLLKGVVATTDVVEACKEVNVAVMVGGFPRKEGMERKDVMTKNVSIYKKQASALEQHAAPDCKVLVVANPANTNALILKEFAPSIPEKNITCLTRLDHNRALGQISERLNVHVSDVKNVIIWGNHSSTQYPDVNHAKVTTSSGEKPVRELVADDQWLNTEFITTVQQRGAAIIKARKLSSALSAASSACDHIRNWVLGTPKGTWVSMGVYSDGSYGIERGLIYSFPVTCEKGEWSIVQGLKIDEFSRAKMDATAKELIEEKALAYSCLG; translated from the exons ATGGCGAAAAACCCTCTCAGAGTCCTCGTCACTGGTGCTGCTG GGCAAATTGGTTATGCAATTGTTCCAATGATTGCAAGGGGGGTCATGCTAGGCCCTGATCAGCCAGTAATTCTGCACATGCTCGATATCGAGCCTGCAGCTGAGGCTTTGAATGGTGTAAAGATGGAATTAATAGATGCTGCCTTTCCTCTGCTAAAGG GTGTTGTTGCAACAACGGATGTCGTTGAAGCTTGTAAGGAAGTCAATGTTGCAGTTATGGTTGGTGGTTTCCCTCGAAAGGAGGGCATGGAAAGGAAGGACGTGATGACGAAAAATGTCTCCATTTACAAAAAACAGGCTTCAGCCTTGGAACAGCATGCTGCTCCAGATTGTAAG GTATTAGTGGTGGCCAACCCGGCCAACACAAATGCTCTCATCTTGAAAGAGTTTGCCCCTTCAATCCCCGAGAAGAACATCACATGTCTTACACGATTGGATCATAATCGAGCATTAGGCCAAATCTCAGAGAGGCTAAACGTGCATGTTAGTGATGTGAAGAATGTCATTATCTGGGGCAATCACTCTTCTACACAGTATCCAGACGTCAATCATGCAAAAGTCACCACTAGCAGTGGAGAGAAACCAGTTCGAGAATTGGTTGCAGATGATCAATG GTTGAATACCGAGTTTATTACCACCGTACAGCAACGTGGTGCCGCCATTATAAAGGCTCGAAAGCTATCTAGTGCTCTGTCTGCTGCCAGTTCTGCTTGTGATCATATACGAAACTGGGTTTTGGGGACCCCCAAG GGAACTTGGGTTTCCATGGGAGTGTATTCTGATGGTTCTTATGGTATAGAACGCGGTCTTATCTACTCCTTTCCAGTCACATGTGAGAAAGGAGAATGGTCAATCGTTCAGG GGCTGAAGATTGATGAGTTTTCAAGAGCCAAGATGGATGCAACAGCAAAAGAGCTGATTGAGGAGAAAGCTTTGGCTTATTCATGCCTTGGTTGA